One Mycobacterium paraseoulense genomic window, AGTTGTGGTTCGTCCCGTTCTTCGACGACTCCAGTTGGGACGGGCCGGCCTGGTCGATCAGTGCCGAATGGCTGGCCTACCTGCTCTTCGGCCTGCTGGTCCTGGTGATTCTGCGGATGAAACAGGCGACGCGGGCGCGCAGCCTGATGGTGCTGGCGTTCGCTGCGGCGTTGCCGCCCGTGGTGATGTTGCTGGCCAGTGGCCACTTCTACACGCCGTGGAGCTGGTTGCCGCGGATCGTCACGCAGTTCGCCGCCGGCGCGCTGGCCTGCGCCGCGGTGCGCCGGTTGCGGCTGACCGATCGCGGCCGCCGCGCCGCCGGGTATGTGTCACTGCTCCTGCTGGCCGCCATGGTGGGTGTCCTCTATTGGTTCGACGCGCACCCCATCTCCGGTGTCGTGGAGAACGACAGCGGTGGGGTGGTCGACATCCTTTTCATTCCGTTGGTGATCACGCTCGCGATCGGCGTCGGCAGCCTGCCGAGGGTGCTCTCAACCAGACTGATGGTGTACGGGGGGCAGATCTCGTTCTGCCTGTACATGGTTCACGAGCTGGTGCACACCGCGTGGGGATGGTCCGTGGAGCAGTTCGAGTTGCGGCCGCAGGACAATCCCTGGAAGTGGAATGTCCTTGGGCTGCTTGCGATCGCCGTGGTGATCTCCGTCGTGATGTATCACTTCGTCGAAGAGCCCGCCCGACGCTGGATGCGCAGGATGGTCGATGTCAAAGCCGTCGCGG contains:
- a CDS encoding acyltransferase family protein, translated to MRGAEIRGEIKALTGLRIVAALWVVLFHFRPMLGDVGPDFRDALAPVLNCGAQGVDLFFILSGFVLTWNYLDRMGRSWSTRATLHFLWLRLARVWPVYLVTLHLAALWVIFTLHVGHVPSPDAGQLTAISYVRQVLLVQLWFVPFFDDSSWDGPAWSISAEWLAYLLFGLLVLVILRMKQATRARSLMVLAFAAALPPVVMLLASGHFYTPWSWLPRIVTQFAAGALACAAVRRLRLTDRGRRAAGYVSLLLLAAMVGVLYWFDAHPISGVVENDSGGVVDILFIPLVITLAIGVGSLPRVLSTRLMVYGGQISFCLYMVHELVHTAWGWSVEQFELRPQDNPWKWNVLGLLAIAVVISVVMYHFVEEPARRWMRRMVDVKAVAARSEPDESPSGKVHPIDRSLEAVSVRAV